TGTGAACATCAGAAGCCTTTTGCTTAATTGatgaatttatttatatatatatatatatatcattttcaAATATTTAAGCAAAAACAAATGTCATAGATATTTAAACAATAAGTTTGGTCAATGTTGTTGTTactttttgttttcatttttaaAACAATCTAAATAGATTGTGTAATCAAGTTGAAATGAAAGGGGTCAAAAAaggttttcatttttattttatataaagttCAAAATGGGCTACTACTCTACTACTTTGTGTTTGCTATGTGGGCTTTACTAGAATAGAAGTTGAGTATAGTTATGCACTCAGATGGTGGGCTGAGAAGTCTCAACTCAACCCAATTCATCATTAGTAGTGGTCAGTCTTGGCGTGCCAGCAAGTTAATGCAACTACTGTGTTACTCTAGCAACATCAACATGGCTCCATtattaaaccaaaaaaaaaatattgatcaTTGAAAAAGTTGGTCTTTAATTacagtagagagattaagctcTAGCTAGCTAGCTATGTCGACCTAACTGAGATTGTTTCCTCTGCATATGGATTTAATTACATCACATGGGTAAATTGTCTTGGCTCAAGCAGTTGAGAAGTCCATCAATACTTCCACTACAACAGCACATAAAGATTTGGAATTGGAGCTAGTCCCTCCCAGTCCTTGTGATCTTAGTTATGACATATCAGTGGCAGTGTCAGCAGGGGCATGCCCTTGTGATCTTCAATCTCTTAACTGCAGTCAAGAACATCCTGCACCCAATCCAAATTCCAATTTTAGCAAATTGTTCAGCTATATGCAACAATGCAATGATACATATACATTTACACATATAGATTGGACTATATACTTACTCCCAAGGAACATCACCAACCATGAGCCAATCTCCTTCCTCATCTTCATATGTCAGCACATGAAAATCCTCATAATTATTCTCTCCATGATCAACATCGGCACCCCCTGCTCATCATATATCATTGTTATTAATCGCATTATACACAATATGATATGATGCATCATCATATATTGTATATGAATTTGTGAAGATAAAACAAGACTCTTACAGAGAATATTGGTGTTGAACATATGATCAAGAGTGGTGATCAAGTCGTGGTAATCATGGTGAGCCAACACATTCAGCTTTCGGCCAATGGGGTGACCTTCCATGTAAACCTTAACATACAAGCTTCCATTCCCATTATTATTTCCATTAACGCAGTATTCAtcgctttcttcttcttcttcttcttccattacCGGATGAGCTTCTGGTGCTGGTTGTTGATGACCATTTATGCTGGTGGAAGGCCATTCTGATGATTGCTCACCCCTAAAAAAAGCACACACATATACGCATGAGATATATACACAACTTGCAAAGGAGCAAAACAGCAGAAGAtataaagaaacaaagaaaaaaacctTGGAGTTTGAGATGGAGAAAGGCTTAGACCAAGCTTAAGGTCTGTGCTGAGATCTCTTGTGTGAATAAACTGAGGCTGATGATACTGATACTGATATTGATAGTCATAAGAGAAGAAAGGGGGTTGGTAGTTGGTGGTTTCAGCAATgttggaagaagaagaggaagaggaagtagCTGAAGATCTGCCCATTTGGGTAGAAATAATAAGAAAGCCGCCAATTAAGTCGAGATAGATGAGATCGTCGGATGGGATGGGATGGAGTTTGAaatgaaatttatatatatacaaaaaagaaTGACATAAGGGAATTAAGGGGGGATGAAGATGGAATGAGacaaaaaagacaaaaaaaagtgAGAGTGTTTGGGGTTGAGGAGGCAAGTTTGTTCACATAACTGGTCCTTTTGAAATGTTGTCGATTGAGGTAGCCGACAAAGACACGTGTTTAGACGACGAAGTCTTTTTTATTTGTCTATTCTGTGAGTAATCAAAAtactatataatatatttttctctttttcatTTAGTTTAGTTGTTTTTATTCTAAAGTCTAAACTATAGTACCATGGCTACTACTATATACTATACCACCTAATTAGGTAATTAGTTCTCCAACGAGGTAGCTTAGCCTAGTAGAGGCTAGAGGTAATGATTTTCCTTCCTCTTCGAGATTTTGTGTTGCAACCGCCAGCCAGAAAAACAGTAACTTTGTTTGTATTGTAGTATTACTAGTAGTAATAACACTATTACTACTATGTGTGTATATGTTAATTTTAGATATGTAATTGGAATGGTATTTATTGTTATGCATAGTAAAATTGGTTAGACTGGTCGAGGAAATGAATGTGGACGAACACCACACCACACACAACACCACCGCTTGTTTTGTTTTGGGTACCAACCAAAACAAAAGCATCGGTGTGTTGGGACACTCAAcattgatttttaaatttttttttcttcttacatAGGAATAGGAAGTAATGGAAAAACCCAacactaaatttttattttaatgtcaAATCAATGTTCAATGCATATAATTATCTCGTGCTGCGCATGCATCATCCTATTATAAtagttatataataataataataataataataataataataaacccaACCCCATATTCTTGTGAATTATAATATACATTTGTCTTTCAAAGGTTAATTAAGCActggaagaaggagaagaagcttTGAATTTGACATAACATATTTATGAGTGATTTGAAAATACTAATTTAAACAAACATAGTTCCGTATTATATATTGTTGTTTTCAATATGTATAGAATTGTTGGTCTCTAACTTTTATATAGGT
The genomic region above belongs to Humulus lupulus chromosome 1, drHumLupu1.1, whole genome shotgun sequence and contains:
- the LOC133790964 gene encoding auxin-responsive protein IAA30-like; its protein translation is MGRSSATSSSSSSSNIAETTNYQPPFFSYDYQYQYQYHQPQFIHTRDLSTDLKLGLSLSPSQTPRGEQSSEWPSTSINGHQQPAPEAHPVMEEEEEEESDEYCVNGNNNGNGSLYVKVYMEGHPIGRKLNVLAHHDYHDLITTLDHMFNTNILWGADVDHGENNYEDFHVLTYEDEEGDWLMVGDVPWEMFLTAVKRLKITRACPC